A single genomic interval of Rhodopseudomonas palustris harbors:
- a CDS encoding DoxX family protein translates to MPALIALGRFLFSILFIYSGASKLLDLPATTQAAGKFVVPEMLATYTTQLEQAAGMPFAQMLALAAGGIELLCGLLIALNFGARFCALVLIVFVAIGTYYFHDFWNQTGADAQANLAVALKSLSLIGGLLIIAGIGRGGAASGGA, encoded by the coding sequence ATGCCGGCCTTGATTGCACTCGGGCGCTTTCTGTTCTCCATCCTGTTCATCTACTCCGGCGCATCCAAACTGCTCGATCTGCCTGCGACCACCCAGGCGGCCGGCAAGTTCGTCGTGCCCGAGATGCTGGCCACCTATACGACGCAGCTCGAGCAGGCGGCCGGAATGCCATTCGCCCAGATGCTGGCGCTGGCGGCGGGCGGCATCGAACTGTTGTGCGGCTTGCTGATCGCGCTGAACTTCGGTGCGCGGTTCTGCGCGCTGGTGCTGATCGTGTTCGTAGCGATCGGGACCTATTACTTCCACGATTTCTGGAATCAGACGGGTGCGGATGCTCAGGCCAATCTGGCGGTCGCGCTGAAGAGCCTGTCGCTGATTGGCGGACTGCTGATCATTGCCGGGATCGGCAGGGGCGGCGCAGCGTCCGGCGGCGCCTGA
- a CDS encoding NADP-dependent malic enzyme: MASYSEDLQAAALGYHRRPKPGKLEIQASKPLANQRDLALAYSPGVAAACNAIAADPAQAAELTVRANLVAVVTNGTAVLGLGNIGPLAAKPVMEGKAVLFKKFAGIDVFDIEIAAETVERVVETVAALEPTFGGINLEDIKGPECFEIEAMLKDRMKIPVFHDDQHGTAIIVGAAVKNALALTGKDISKVKIVAAGAGAAALACLNLLVSLGAQRKNIFVCDLEGLVYEGRNVLMDRWKEVYAQKTDKRTLAEVIPGADIFLGLSGPNVLSQDMVKQMAERPLVMALANPTPEIMPEDVRKVRPDAMICTGRSDFPNQVNNVLCFPYIFRGALDVGATAINEAMKHAAVDAIAQLAREAPADPVSVGLDNDEAFGFGPGSLIPSPFDPRLILRIAPAVAMAAMDSGVATRPITSFDDYYAQLERFAFRSGLVMKPVFAKAKGQPVRVIYAEGEDEKVLHAVQTILEEKLARPILVGRPSVVEARIKRSGLSIRPGEDFDLVNPQDDPRYRSYVQSYIDIAGRAGVTPAAARTVVRTNSTVIAALAVARGEADAMICGLDGRYMNHLRHVRDVIGRRPGVSDYAALALLITKKGPIFIADTQVRPNPTAEELAELAALAAVHVQRFNIKPKIAFLSHSDFGSFPTDSSLKMRRATAILAEKHPEIEADGEMQGDSALSETSRQMILPHSRLTGVANVLIMPNLDTANVAYQMIKVVGEALPVGPILIGPALPAHILTPSATARGILNMTAVAVVEAQERAGRHQGTLFA, encoded by the coding sequence ATGGCGTCGTATTCCGAAGATCTTCAGGCGGCAGCGCTCGGCTATCATCGCCGGCCGAAGCCCGGAAAGCTGGAGATTCAGGCATCGAAGCCACTCGCCAACCAGCGCGACCTCGCGCTGGCTTATTCTCCCGGCGTTGCCGCCGCCTGTAACGCGATCGCAGCCGATCCGGCGCAGGCCGCCGAACTCACCGTGCGAGCCAATCTGGTCGCCGTCGTCACCAACGGCACGGCGGTGCTCGGCCTCGGCAATATCGGGCCGCTCGCCGCCAAGCCGGTGATGGAAGGCAAGGCGGTTCTGTTCAAGAAGTTCGCCGGCATCGACGTGTTCGACATCGAGATCGCGGCCGAGACCGTCGAACGTGTGGTCGAAACCGTGGCGGCGCTGGAGCCGACCTTTGGCGGCATCAACCTCGAAGACATCAAGGGGCCGGAGTGCTTCGAGATCGAGGCGATGCTGAAGGACCGGATGAAGATCCCGGTGTTTCACGACGATCAGCACGGCACCGCGATCATCGTCGGCGCCGCGGTCAAGAACGCGCTGGCGCTGACCGGCAAGGATATTTCGAAGGTCAAGATCGTCGCCGCCGGAGCAGGCGCGGCCGCGCTCGCCTGCCTCAATCTGCTGGTGTCGCTCGGCGCGCAGCGCAAGAACATCTTCGTCTGCGACCTCGAAGGCCTGGTGTACGAAGGCCGCAATGTGCTGATGGACCGCTGGAAAGAGGTCTACGCGCAGAAAACCGACAAGCGGACGCTGGCCGAAGTCATCCCGGGCGCCGATATCTTCCTCGGCCTGTCCGGCCCGAACGTGCTGTCGCAGGACATGGTCAAGCAGATGGCGGAGCGGCCGCTGGTGATGGCGCTGGCCAATCCGACCCCCGAGATCATGCCGGAAGACGTGCGCAAGGTACGTCCCGACGCGATGATCTGCACCGGGCGCTCGGACTTCCCGAACCAGGTCAACAACGTCCTGTGCTTCCCCTATATCTTCCGCGGCGCGCTCGATGTCGGCGCCACCGCGATCAACGAGGCGATGAAGCACGCCGCCGTCGACGCCATCGCCCAGCTCGCGCGCGAAGCGCCGGCGGATCCGGTGTCGGTCGGCCTCGATAACGACGAAGCGTTCGGCTTCGGTCCGGGCTCGCTGATCCCGAGCCCGTTCGATCCGCGCCTGATCCTGCGGATCGCGCCGGCGGTGGCGATGGCCGCGATGGATTCCGGCGTCGCGACTCGTCCGATCACCTCGTTCGACGATTACTACGCGCAGCTCGAGCGGTTCGCCTTCCGCTCCGGCCTGGTGATGAAGCCGGTGTTCGCCAAGGCGAAGGGCCAGCCCGTCCGCGTCATCTACGCCGAGGGCGAAGACGAGAAGGTGCTGCACGCGGTGCAGACCATCCTCGAGGAGAAGCTGGCGCGGCCGATCCTGGTCGGCCGTCCGTCGGTGGTCGAGGCGCGGATCAAGCGCTCCGGCCTGTCGATCCGTCCCGGCGAGGACTTCGACCTCGTCAACCCGCAGGACGACCCGCGCTATCGCTCCTATGTGCAGTCCTATATCGACATCGCCGGCCGTGCCGGTGTGACGCCGGCAGCGGCGCGCACGGTGGTGCGGACCAACTCGACGGTGATCGCCGCGCTCGCGGTAGCACGCGGCGAGGCGGACGCGATGATCTGCGGCCTCGACGGCCGCTACATGAATCATCTGCGCCACGTTCGCGACGTGATCGGCCGGCGCCCCGGCGTGTCGGACTACGCCGCGCTGGCGCTGCTGATCACCAAGAAGGGCCCGATCTTCATCGCCGACACCCAGGTGCGGCCCAATCCGACCGCGGAAGAACTCGCCGAACTTGCGGCGCTCGCTGCGGTCCACGTGCAGCGCTTCAATATCAAGCCGAAGATCGCGTTCCTGTCGCATTCGGACTTCGGCAGCTTCCCGACCGACTCGTCGCTGAAGATGCGCCGCGCCACCGCGATCCTCGCCGAGAAGCATCCGGAGATCGAAGCCGACGGCGAGATGCAGGGCGACAGCGCGCTGTCGGAGACGTCGCGGCAGATGATCCTGCCGCATTCGCGGCTGACCGGCGTCGCCAACGTGCTGATCATGCCCAATCTCGATACCGCCAACGTCGCCTATCAGATGATCAAGGTGGTGGGCGAGGCGCTGCCTGTCGGCCCGATCCTGATCGGCCCGGCGCTGCCGGCGCACATCCTGACGCCGTCGGCGACAGCGCGCGGCATCCTCAACATGACCGCGGTGGCGGTGGTCGAGGCGCAGGAGCGGGCGGGCCGGCATCAGGGAACGCTGTTCGCCTGA
- a CDS encoding polysaccharide deacetylase family protein, giving the protein MRIAAALIVAGVVSVGTTAAFAQAPKSPAPAAPQATPAPAPAPQPAAAAKPVCANPDALGVGRIVEIDTTGGPGFGFEHFKQLDFLRDKEVVLTFDDGPWPVNTPAVLKALGDQCTKGIFFPIGKHATYHPEILKQVAAAGHTVGSHTWSHANLANKKLTEQQAKDEIEKGFAAVKWAIGTAPSPFFRFPALQHPPALVTYLGTRNVAMFSCDIDSFDFKVRKPQQVVDNVMNKLDKLGKGIILMHDFQKSTAEALPELLRRLKAGGYKVVQMRAKAPVQTMPQYDEELAKSNPLPTVSTRPVSAVVQTISE; this is encoded by the coding sequence ATGCGGATAGCAGCAGCTTTGATCGTTGCAGGTGTGGTGTCAGTCGGGACGACCGCGGCCTTCGCGCAGGCACCGAAGTCTCCCGCGCCCGCCGCTCCGCAGGCCACCCCAGCTCCGGCGCCCGCCCCGCAACCGGCGGCCGCGGCCAAGCCGGTCTGCGCCAATCCGGACGCGCTCGGCGTCGGCCGCATCGTCGAGATCGACACCACCGGCGGCCCCGGTTTCGGCTTCGAGCATTTCAAGCAACTCGACTTCCTGCGTGACAAGGAAGTGGTGCTGACGTTCGACGACGGCCCCTGGCCGGTCAACACCCCGGCAGTGCTGAAGGCGCTCGGCGACCAGTGCACCAAGGGGATCTTCTTCCCGATCGGCAAGCACGCCACCTATCATCCCGAAATCCTCAAGCAGGTCGCCGCCGCCGGCCACACCGTAGGCTCGCACACCTGGTCGCACGCCAATCTCGCCAACAAGAAGTTGACCGAACAGCAGGCCAAGGACGAGATCGAAAAGGGGTTCGCCGCGGTGAAGTGGGCGATCGGCACCGCACCGTCGCCGTTCTTCCGCTTCCCGGCCCTGCAGCATCCGCCGGCGCTGGTGACCTATCTCGGCACCCGCAATGTCGCGATGTTCTCCTGCGACATCGACTCGTTCGACTTCAAGGTGCGCAAGCCGCAGCAGGTCGTCGACAATGTGATGAACAAGCTGGACAAGCTCGGCAAAGGCATCATCCTGATGCACGACTTCCAGAAGAGCACCGCCGAGGCATTGCCGGAGCTGCTGCGGCGCCTGAAGGCCGGCGGCTACAAGGTGGTGCAGATGCGCGCCAAGGCGCCGGTGCAGACGATGCCGCAGTACGACGAGGAGCTCGCCAAGAGCAATCCGCTGCCGACGGTGAGCACCCGGCCGGTCAGCGCCGTCGTGCAGACGATCTCCGAATAA
- a CDS encoding L,D-transpeptidase, translating to MRVFQCEADFTDERYSRTSKRSGAGRLTISQATLAAGIMATAMAAAPAQASPAWFWSDEVPIYDEPPPAAPKRHYQHPRKRLQLDHKAEKQIEKQATKPQGPVVIAVSIEQQKLRVYDANGLFAETPVSTGMRGHSTPMGVFSVIQKSKYHRSNIYSGAPMPYMQRITWSGIALHAGALPGYPASHGCIRMPMTFAVKMWGWTRMGARVIVAPGDVTPVSFSHPLLATKKVAPDPEPMMSDSPKPATTTKSDKAAVNDQPAEPALSAGELRRGLALGSDKPSASPVRTADAAAATVTLTDASSSKAPETNDAAPATTGTVDAAKTQDKPTDNKPADAKAPAAAEAAPAAEPKASAATSDDKAPASQGAKDQSHAPTSDEHTAAAPALPAPNPREQIAAFVSGKDGKLYVRQNQTPLFDVPVTIAASDRPLGTHIFTAELDKDQSVRWSVVSLPDAPAKAEPEVQRKSRRHDKALTEELKASLHTNSPAEALDRLTIPPEAMKRIAEALTNGGSLIVSDQGIAAGETGKGTDFILRLR from the coding sequence GTGCGCGTCTTTCAATGCGAAGCCGATTTCACCGACGAGCGTTACTCCCGCACCAGCAAGCGCAGCGGTGCCGGGAGATTGACCATTTCGCAGGCAACGCTCGCCGCAGGCATCATGGCCACTGCGATGGCGGCTGCACCCGCGCAAGCCTCGCCGGCCTGGTTCTGGTCGGACGAAGTGCCGATTTACGACGAGCCGCCGCCGGCTGCGCCGAAGCGGCACTATCAGCATCCGCGCAAACGGCTTCAGCTCGACCACAAGGCCGAGAAGCAGATCGAGAAGCAGGCGACCAAGCCGCAAGGTCCGGTGGTGATCGCGGTTTCGATCGAGCAGCAGAAGCTTCGTGTCTACGACGCCAACGGTCTGTTTGCCGAAACGCCGGTGTCGACCGGGATGCGTGGGCACTCGACCCCGATGGGCGTGTTCAGCGTCATCCAGAAAAGCAAATATCACCGCTCGAATATCTACAGCGGCGCCCCGATGCCCTACATGCAGCGCATTACCTGGTCGGGGATCGCGCTTCACGCCGGTGCCCTCCCCGGTTACCCGGCATCGCATGGCTGCATCCGGATGCCGATGACGTTCGCGGTGAAGATGTGGGGCTGGACCCGGATGGGCGCCCGCGTGATCGTCGCGCCCGGCGACGTGACGCCGGTGAGCTTCTCTCATCCGCTGCTCGCCACCAAGAAGGTCGCGCCGGATCCCGAGCCGATGATGTCGGATTCGCCGAAGCCCGCGACGACGACCAAATCCGACAAGGCGGCCGTCAATGACCAACCTGCGGAGCCCGCGCTTTCCGCCGGCGAGCTGCGGCGCGGCCTGGCGCTCGGCAGCGACAAGCCATCGGCCTCGCCGGTCCGGACGGCGGATGCGGCCGCTGCGACGGTGACGCTGACTGACGCTTCATCAAGCAAAGCTCCCGAGACAAACGACGCCGCTCCCGCGACGACCGGGACCGTCGATGCCGCCAAGACTCAGGACAAGCCGACCGACAACAAGCCTGCCGACGCCAAGGCGCCTGCGGCCGCCGAGGCCGCACCTGCTGCCGAGCCCAAAGCATCGGCTGCAACGAGCGACGACAAAGCCCCCGCGTCGCAAGGCGCAAAGGACCAGTCGCACGCTCCGACGAGCGATGAGCACACCGCCGCCGCTCCGGCGTTGCCTGCGCCGAATCCGAGGGAGCAGATTGCCGCCTTCGTCAGCGGCAAGGACGGCAAGCTGTACGTCCGGCAGAACCAGACGCCGCTGTTCGACGTGCCGGTGACTATTGCGGCCAGCGACCGTCCGCTGGGCACCCATATCTTCACCGCCGAGCTCGATAAGGATCAGAGCGTGCGCTGGTCGGTGGTGTCGCTGCCCGACGCCCCGGCTAAAGCGGAACCTGAAGTGCAACGAAAATCTCGTCGGCACGACAAGGCGTTGACGGAAGAGTTGAAGGCTTCGCTTCACACCAACAGCCCGGCCGAAGCGCTCGATCGGCTGACCATCCCGCCGGAAGCGATGAAGCGGATCGCCGAGGCGCTGACCAATGGCGGCTCGCTGATCGTATCCGACCAGGGCATCGCCGCCGGCGAGACCGGGAAAGGCACCGACTTCATCCTTCGGCTGCGCTGA
- a CDS encoding dihydrofolate reductase, translating into MTATPALTIEGYVIVSAEGNLADASRLMPEALKYKGDQAFFAAALDRADLIVHGRNSFEDQPNSPQRRRLIVTRQVSGLAPAPSNPKALLWNPAGASFEEACVRAGVTSGTAAIIGGPEVFALFFDRYDTFYLSQAPQARLPGGEPCFPGVPERTPEQILSAHGLHPADRQILDADHEVSVTAWRRG; encoded by the coding sequence ATGACGGCAACGCCGGCGTTGACGATCGAGGGCTACGTCATCGTGTCGGCCGAGGGCAACCTCGCCGACGCCAGTCGGCTGATGCCCGAGGCTCTGAAGTACAAAGGTGATCAGGCCTTCTTCGCCGCGGCGCTAGACCGCGCCGACCTGATCGTCCACGGCCGCAATTCGTTCGAAGACCAGCCCAACTCGCCGCAGCGGCGCCGGCTGATCGTCACACGGCAAGTTTCCGGGCTGGCGCCGGCCCCGTCGAACCCGAAAGCGCTGCTGTGGAATCCGGCGGGCGCTTCGTTCGAGGAGGCCTGCGTGCGCGCCGGCGTGACCAGCGGCACAGCGGCGATCATCGGCGGGCCGGAGGTGTTCGCGCTGTTCTTCGATCGCTACGACACGTTCTATCTGTCGCAGGCTCCGCAGGCCCGGCTGCCCGGCGGCGAGCCGTGTTTCCCGGGCGTGCCGGAGCGGACGCCCGAGCAGATCCTGTCGGCGCACGGCCTGCACCCGGCCGACCGGCAGATCCTCGACGCCGACCACGAGGTCAGCGTCACCGCCTGGCGCCGCGGCTAA